Part of the Leptolyngbya boryana PCC 6306 genome is shown below.
CTCCACGCAGAAAAACCCAGCCACCGTAAAAATAGATAATTGTCGAAAGAACGGGCGTAACCCAATTTACACCTGGAAACTGAAGCGCTTGATAGTTAAACCAATCCTGAAACATTGGCGCAAAATAGAGAACAGGCAACGTTAGCACCAGGCAAATGAAGAAGCGGCGCTTAAAGATTTCTGGGCTATGTCCAGCGTGTTTATCGTGCGCTCCGTGTTGATCATGGCTAGGATGCTTACCGTGACCTCCCTGGTCGCCCTGTGGGTCGGGATCAGGCAGGTTTCTTTCTAATTGCTTTTCGTGTTCAAAGTGCCCAACATACCCTGGATCGGGTTGGTTTGGTTCCTGATGACGATGATCGTGGTTCACAGATGATCCTCCTGGTTTGCGTGATGCTTTGATGAGCGAAACTGGAGTGCAATGTTAGAGACTTGCTAAGCTGCTACGACGCAGAATGCTCACGAAGTTGGGCGTAGTGTTAGCAGTATGGGAGCTTATAATAGGGTAAGCGATCGCAATCCTGAATCAACCTTTCTGAATACTTTTATTCAAGTTTTTCGATTCTACTAACTGCTAACGCCATTGGTTTTACGTTCACTCATTTCGCTCAAAGTAAATGCGATGAATGCCTTTGAAGAGAGCTGCGTCATCGATTCTGTTCAATCCCTTACTGATACAATTTTTTAATGCTGATCCAGAGTTTTTGCGGTCAGGAGTTGCAGATATGAAAATTTCTGAACAAGACTACATTGCATTATTTCAGGATGTAGAGCAAAATCAGACAACTGATACTCAAAGTGGTTATTCTGAAACTGTGTTTCGGTATCCAGCAGTATTGGCTGAAGGGCAAGAAATTGACATTGAACTCCGTCAAGGATTCTTACTTCAGATTGCTAATTATCAATTTCATCGACCTGTTAGCCTTGCGTTATCTGAGTGCGAGCATCCCTTAGAGTTTGGCTTTCAGCTTGCTGGGAGTGGGCAAACTCAATATAAATCGTTTCATCCAGGTGAAACGATCATCTGTGGGTGCGGTATGGCTCCGAGTTTGCTATGTGAACCTGCGCCCGATGAACAACAGCAAGAAGTTGTGGTGCATATTGAGCCAGAAGTTTTCAAGGCATTCGTTGGAATTCATTCTGATGAAATTCCAAGCTCAATGCAGCACTTGTTTAGAAGATACGATCAAAAATACTTTACTCGCGCTGGGATCATCACATCACAAATGCAAACGGCATTGCAACAGATTTTGCAATGTCCGTTTGAAGGCTTAATTAAGCGGATGTATTTAGAAAGCAAAGTCCTGGAACTGATGGCGCTGCAATTGCAACAGGGAGTTGAAGCAGAGTCATTTCCTAAACCCATCAATGGATTAGAACGAGAGATTCGCGATCGCGTTCAGCAAGCGAAAGAAATCCTAGAGAAGCAGCTTGATCATCCCCCTTCAGAACTGATGCTCGCAGAACTGGTTGGATTGAGTCATTACCAATTAAAACAAGGATTTCGTAAAGCGTTTGGCGTAACGCCCTTTCAATATCTGCATCAATATCGGATGGAACAGGCAAGGTTGTTGCTCAGTGATGGCAAAAAGCGGGTGTCGGAGGTCGCGATTGCGGTGGGCTATTCGCATTTTGGGCAGTTTGCGGCGACGTTCAAGCGACGGTTTGGGATTACACCGAGCGAGTGTTTGAAAGGAAAAAAGCCGTAAATTGAATCGTGATTCGCCGTTTTGGGATAGTCTACCTTCATTTTTAGATAGTTTTTGGTGTCAAAACTACTTAAACTCTTCACACAGATGTTGAGATTAATTCTCAGCAAGACGTTCTACAAGAGATGTGTGGGGAGAGAATGGATCGATTTTTTGGAGTTCTAGTCGTTACGTCTAGTTTGCTGATTGCGATTCCTGGATGGGCAGAAGAGCGCGATCGAACGGAACCGATTCGAGGAATTCGAGAAATCCCGCGAGCAGCAACTTCGGTCAAAGAATGGTTAGGGCAAGTTCCTGATACAACTTCCCCGATTGCACCGATTCAAATTACAAGTGTTCGACTAAATCGAACCACTTCTGGAACCGAAGTAATTTTAGAGACTGCAACAGGTGCAACCCTGCAAGCAGAAACTCAGGAAGATGGGAAAACGCTCGTTGCTGCCATTGAGAATGCAGTGTTGGCACTCCCAAACGCCAACTCATTTGCGAGTAAAGACCCGATCGCGGGGATTACCAGCATCACGGTCACTCAGCAGCCTGAAAATCGAGTCGAAATCAGAGTGACAGGCGATCGAGAAGTTCCGACTATTAGCGTCAAACCTAGCTCCAATGGAGCCGTGCTAGCCGTAACCGCCTCGGATTCAGGAGATGAAGAAGAAATTACCGTGACGGGTCGATCGAGTCCTTACCGGGTTCCGAGCGCCTCAACTGCAACGCGAACCGATACTCCTCTGCGCGACATTCCTCAATCGATTCAGGTGGTTCCACAACAGGTTTTAGAAGACCAGAAAACGGTGCGACTAAACGATGCACTGCGGAATGTGAGTGGCGTATTTACGGGGAATCTCTTTGGTGGAACGCAGGAAAACTTTAACATTCGTGGGTTTAATGATGCGACAACGCTGACCGATGGAATCAGAGACAGCTATGCAGGAAGTGGGCTAACGTTGCGGGACTTTGCCAATATTGAGCAACTTGAAGTTTTGAAGGGTCCAGCTTCAGTTCTCTACGGCAATGTTGAGCCGGGAGGCGTGATCAATATTGTGACGAAGCAACCGTTGTCAACGCCTTTCTACAGTGCAGATCTATTAATCGGCAGCTACAGTTTTTACCGTCCTAGCTTTGATTTTTCTGGTCCGCTAACCCCAGATAAAGCGGTGCGCTATCGCTTGAATGCTGCCTATGAAAATGCAGGTAGCTTTCGTGATTTCGTCAATAGTGAGCATGTTTTCGTCGCTCCGGTTCTGAGTTGGAAGATTGGCGATCGTACCGATCTATCAATCAATTCTAGCTACCTCTACGATCGTCGCACCTTCGATCGTGGCATTCCTGCCTTTGGAGCAGGCGTTGCAGATATTCCAATTAACCGTTTTTTGGGCGAACGGGGCGACTTTCGAGATGTGAACCAGTTCAGAATTGGCTATCAGTTACAGCATCGGTTTAACGACAACCTCAGAATTCGGAATGCCTTTAGATTTTTAGACACCTACGAAGTTGTGAAAAGTGCAACTGCGATCGGGCTAGATGAAACAACCGGAGAACTATCACGGGCTTATTTCGACAATGCCAACCGATTTAAAGTCTTTTTGATGCAAACCGATCTAGTCAGTAACTTCAAAACTGGCTCGATCAATCATCAGCTATTGTTAGGATTTGATTTGCAGCGCGACACATTGGAAGGATTATTTGCCACACCGCCCGATGCCTTTGATGCTACGTTTGTCGATCGCTTCACGCCCAACATCAACATTTTCAACCCAATTTACAACACACGTCCTCGTCCGTCCCGCTCAGAGCTAGAGTTGCGACGAGACGATGCGACGACAACCGATGGACTCGGAATTTTTCTGCAAGATCAGATTGCTTTAACCGATAATCTCAAACTGCTAGTAGGTGGACGATTTGACACAATTTCTCAACGATTGCGAGACAAATTAACAAATAGTGAAACAAGGCAAGCAGACCAAGCCTTTAGTCCTCGAATTGGGCTTGTCTATCAACCGATTCGACCGATATCGCTTTACGCAAGCTACAGTCGATCGTTTGCACCCAACAGCGGTGTTCAAGCAGATGGCTCACTCCTCGAATCCACACGCGGAACGCAATATGAAGTTGGTGTTCGAGCCGAACTCAATCAGCAATTTACCGCAACGCTTGCAGCTTACCAAATCACTAAAACAAATGTAGCAACCACTGATCCAAACGATCAAGCCTTCAGTCTTGCGATCGGAGAACAGCGCAGTCGAGGAATTGAGTTAGATGTTGCAGGCACGCTGATCCCTGGCTGGAACGTGATTGCATCTTATAGCTATACCAATGCCGAAATTACAAGAAGCAATGATCTACCCGTTGGCAACACGATCAACAATGTTCCACGCCACAAAGCCAGTTTATGGACAACCTATGAACTCCAAAGTAGTGGATTGAAGGGACTAGGATTCGGACTCGGCTTGTTTTATGTTGGCGATCGAGCAGGTGATTTAGACAACAGCTTTGAATTGCCCAGCTACCTCCGCACAGATGCTGCAATCTTCTATCGACAAAGAAACTGGCGGGCTGGAATTAACTTCCAGAATTTATTCAATACTCGCTATTTTGAAACCAGTGAAATTGGCAGAACCACTGTTACTCCTGGTGCACCGCTTACGGTTGTCGGTTCGTTCTCGCTCACTTTTTGATTCTAGAAGATCATCAATATGCAGCCTATACGTCTCCGCAAATTAGTGTTTACTCTGCATCGCTATGTTGGGCTTGCCGTTGGATTGATTCTAGTTGTAATTGGGCTAACGGGCAGCTTGCTCGTCTTTGAACCTGAACTCGATCGCGCTTTGATTCATGCTCAGTTTGGCAACATTGTGCCGCAGTCGCAGCAGGTTTCGATTCCATCGGTCGTAGATAAAATCAAATCTGCTAAACCCGATTGGGCGGTTCGTGGCATCGACACCCCCATCACACCTGATGACGCAATGCGAGTCACAATCGAGTCCCCCAACAAACCCGATCTAGAAGTGCTAGTCAATCCTTACACTGGACAGATTATCGGAGAGCGAATTCGCGATCGCACGCTGACCGGGTTTCTTTTGATGTTTCACTATACTTTAGCGGCAGGAGATGCAGGAATCGCGATCGCGGGCATTGCTGCATTGTTGTTGTTTATTCTGAGCCTGACTGGAATCTGCTTGTGGTCGGGTTGGCGCAAACTGATTTCAGGCTTCAAGATTAAATGGAATGGGCATATCAAGCGCGTCAACTTTGATATTCACAAAGTTATCGGAATAGTTGCGGCAATCTTTTTAGCTTTGACTGGAATTACAGGCTTTGGATGGAACTTCTATCCTCAAGTCGATCCACTCATTTATGCCGCTACTTTTACCCCTCAACCAATCGAGGCAACATCTAAATTCATCCCCAATACCCCGACCGTAACGCTAACGCAGGTTCTACAGCGTGCAGATGCTGCACTCCCCGGAACTAAAACTACCTACGTCAACTTACCCGCTACTTCCGATGGTGTGTTTCAAATCAACAAACAATTTCCAGAGGAGCGCGACTTATTTCGTAGCCGAGTGTACATCGATCGCTATACAGGCGAAGTAGTACAAGTGAGAGATTCGCGCCATCTTCGCCTCGGCGATCAGGTTGTAGACGCTTTCACACCTCTCCATTTCGGCACTTTTGGTGGGCTACCCACTCGGATTATTTATGTTTTTGTTGGCTTAGCTCCCACTATTCTATTAGCCACAGGTTTCGTTATGTGGAGATGTCGTAAGCCTCGGTACAAAACAAAAGCTTGCAAGTGAGAGAAGGAAAGAGTTTCATAAAAATGCTTGGTGTACGATAAAACTCGATGTCTGAAATTATCTATCGCTTAAAATTTAGTGGCACACAAACGAATTGCTAATGTAATGATCGAACCTAGTCGTGATCTCTATTTCCTGGCTCCTCATCCCTCAAACTCAAAGCATCCATTGCTGGTTTTTTTACCTGGAATGGATGAAACAGGCAAAGAGTTGCTTTCTCTTGAAACCAAAAGTTTGGCAGCGGGCTTCGATGTTCGTTGTCTTGTGATTCCACCTGAAAATTTTATGCCCTGGGAGGAACTGACAGAAAGCACGATCGCATTGATTCAAGCAGAGTTAGAAACAGTATCGCGACAGTCCGTTTATCTATGTGGTGAATCATTAGGAGGCTGTCTTGCCTTGAAATTGATCGAACGCGCTCCGCATTTAGTGAAACGCTTGATTCTGGTTAACTGTGCTTCTTCGTTTCATCGGGTTGCTTGGCTGAAGCAAAGTCCACGCCTGATGGCTTGGACACCACCACTGCTTTACAGGTTGTCTCCGATCGTCATCCTATGGTTAACCTCCGCGCTCATCCGCATTCCACTGGCAAGGCTGCGAATCCTTTGGAAAGCTGCCCAAGTTGCACCGAAAAAAACGGCTGAGTATCGACTATCACAGTTAATTGAGTTTCGGATTGATCAAACTCTCCTCGATCGCTTCACCCAGCCTGTTTTACTGATTGCGAGTCAGGCGGATCGACTGCTGCCATCAGTTAGACTGTGTGAAAACTCTAGAAAAAGTACAAATGAGCTACCTTGGAACAGTGTTTTCGACGAGTCAACCCGATGCCTCATATTCAAGGGCAAAATCGGCACAGCGAAGTGCAATTTCCGCCGACTTTAGATGAATACATCGATGCTGAAAATCCCGTGCGCTTTCTCGATGCGTTCGTGGATCAACTGGACTTAGCCGCCTTAGGGTTTGAACGAGCCACAGCAGCGGTGGAAGGGAGACCCGGTTATCATCCTGGCGATCTGCTCAAGCTCTACCTGTATGGCTACCTCAATCGCATCCGCTCGAGTCGAGGCTTGGAGCGAGAAACGCATCGGAACGTGGAATTGATGTGGCTGCTGAAGCAATTGCGCCCCGACCACAAAACGATTGCAGATTTCCGCAAAGTTCACAGCGATGCCCTGCGCGGAGTGTGCCGGGAGTTTACGAAGCTATGCAAAGAATTGGAATTGTTCGGGGGTGAGTTGGTTGCCATCGATGGCAGCAAGTTTGTGGCAGTCAACAGTCGAGACCGCAACTTTGGTATGGCAAAACTTCAAGCCATTCTCAAGGGCGTAGATGAAGAGATTGAGCGCTACTTGAAAGATCTGGAGCAACAGGATGCCGAAATGGCAGCCGTACAGCCTGAAAAAACGGAGCGACTCCACCACAAACTCGAGCGACTCAGAAAACGCAAAGCGACGCACGAAGCGATTCAAGCCGAGATGATTGCACAAGGAGAGACCCAAATCTCGCTCACCGACTCGGACAGCCGTTACATGGTCGGAGGAACGGGTACAGTGGTCGGGTATAACGTGCAGACCGTCGTGGATGCAAAGCACAAGCTGATTGTGGCGCATGAGGTAACGAATGATGTGACGGATCAATTGTGGCTTGCAGCTATGGCATTGCAAGCTCAGGAAGCGATGGAGGTTGAGGAAATCGAAGCCGTCGCAGATCGGGGCTACTATGATGCTCAGAATGTGAAGCAATGCGTCGATGCTGGGATGACTCCCTATGTTGCCAAGCCTCCGACCTCGAAGAATGGTCCGCTCGGACGCTTTACCAAAGAAGCCTTTACCTATCATGCTCAAGCAGACGAGTATGAGTGTCCCGCAGGCGAACGATTGACCTTTCGGTATGAGTCGGTCGAAAAAGGGCGACTGAAGCGACACTACAAGCGGTCGGCTTCAGTATGCCGAGCCTGCGAACTGAGAGAACACTGCACAGCGAACCCAGCAGGACGCAAGATTTCGCGTTGGATAGATGAGCATTTACTGGAGGAGATGCGGGAGCGATTGAAAGCGAATCCGCAAATCATGCGACAGCGACGGGAGATGAGTGAACATCCGTTTGGAACGCTGAAACGAGGAATGAATCAGGGCTACTTCTTGTGTCGTGGGCTAACCAAGGTTAGGGGCGAGATGAGTTTATCGATTTTGAGCTACAACTTGAAACGAGTGTTCAACATTTTAGGAGTTGAAGCGATGCTTGCCGGGTTAGCAAGAAAAAAGAACGGTAAATGAGTAGGATTCGTAATGGGAGATCCCTGATCTCAGACCGCTAGGAATAATTGTTGATGGGGAAATGTCATCGAGTCTCACCAAGAAAAGAAAAATTCCGATTGGCGCAGCTTTCTGAGTTTTCACACAGTCTGATCAGTTGCAGAAGCTCAACGTCTAAACAAAATTTTTCCTGCTGCTCAAGTGGTTGTCTTGCCGCGCAGTGGACATACCTGCTTGGTTGAGCCAAAGGTTAATTTGTACCAGATTCTACAAGCCGAACGCTTTACGACTTAGGCAATGAGACAAAGCTAGGTAAAAATTTTACTCGTGCTCCTCTGTTTAAGCTCAGACAGTTGACGCTTGACGAACCAAATCACGATCGGCGGCAGCACTTCCACTGAAGTAGCGGCAACAGCCCAGTTCCCAGAAATGGAAGTGTTGGCATTGAAGTACCATATTTCCATCTGTTGAGCGCTCCGGTTGCCAAAGCTTCAAAGATAATTGCAATCACAATGCCGACTAGGATAAAGCTGCTAATTTGCCAGCGATTCGGTTGATGGAACACGAGATTTTGAAATTCCCACGACTGTCCAAAAAGCCGCGATCGAAATGCCGACATCGTCAACGGTCGCAAGCGTACAGTTTCTAATGATATCTAAGTGGGAGAACTCAGCCGGAATTCGATAAGATAGAGGATGGAATTAGGTAATATGAAGGCTCTCATTTGAATGAAAAAGCCTGAAAATAGTTAATCTCAGAAATTTCAGGCTTTTTACTCTGTTATTAGTCGTACTCAGCGTTCAGTGCGACTAAATTAGCTGCTTCCGCTTGAGTAGAAGGCAAGAGACTTCGATCAGCATTGCGACCACCATTGCGATCGCAGCTGCCATTGCTCCACCCATGCCCGACTGCACTGCAACTGTTGCAACTGCTAACAATGCTCCTGTTCCGATCCAAGTCACGAGGTTCAGCGTCCCAGTGCGCCCTTCTCCCACCAGAAAACCTTGTGTGGCATTTTGCAATGCAACGAGGAGTGGAATTCCAGAACAAAACAGTAATACAGGCTTGATGCGATCCACGAGCGCGCGATCGCTGCCAATAAAGCTTTGAATCATTTGATCACCGATGGCTGTTGTACTCATCAACAGCAACACGCCCGAACAGACTCCACCCACAGTCAGCGCAAAGGTCAAGAGACGACGATCACTCACTTTTCCCCGATGTTTAATGATCATTTGCTGTACCATTCGAGTTGAATTCGCAATCACCAACACCAATCCCCAAGCGGCAGACCAGGCTGCGATCGCGAGAGTCGAATCCTGAGCACGGGCGATGATACTAATTAACAAAGCCCGCCCACCCCAAACCACAAGCATCGAATTCGCCAGTGGATAGTAGAATTTCCAAACTTGCGGCAAAGTCGCTGGTAACGCAATAGGTCTTGTTACAGGTTCATTGTTTGGTGGTCGCAGCACACCACGCCGCTTTGCCGCAACGGTCACTGAAATCGCTTCGACAATCACGCCCAGCATTAACGCTGACCCTGCTAATACTGCTCCAGGCAATTTCAGCATGAATCCAGTAACCAAGATTAAGCCGACTGCTCCCAGACGCAGTAAGCTTGCCTGTGCTACTGCTTGAGTGTGTCCTGCGTGGATGAGCAAACCTTGGAAATAGCGTCGCCACGCGATCGCGAAAGCCCATCCCCCCATGAGTAATAAAACTTGGCGAACTAATGGAGAGAGTTCACTGGGTACTCCTAAGAGGCGATCGCCTACTGCCTCAAATACGATCGGCACTCCCAGCAGGGTTAACAACACGCTCAATCCGCCGCCAGACACCAAAACAAATTGCCACAATGCCCTGCGAGAGGCTTGAGTCGGCGCTAAGACGTTGGAGGCATGGAGGATCATGATGATGGGACTTTCAAAAAACACCGCTAGGGCTTTTGCAATTCCCACAGCCGCTAGATTATTCCGAGCATCCGGCAAGTGAGCCAGCGTGGTTGTAATCAGCGGATCGCCACATGCCATAGTCACATCACTGAGCGAAAGCGGCAAAAACTCCCGCCAGAGTTGAGCCATCGTGATTTCAGAATGACTTGAAGCCTGTGAACTGGCAGGATTCAAAAATTTGCTAAACCGTAACCGAGACTTCATGCAACCTCGCTCCGGCGCACAACTGTTAAAGGAATCGACTGGAGGGACTGAATGGTTTGAGTGAGTTCAGTTCCCTGTAAGAGTGTAATGCTTTGTTGCATTAACCAATCTGTGTTGTACATCGTTTCTAAGTAGCGATCGCCTCGATCCGGATTGAGCAGTAGCATCCGTTGTGGAGTCGCAAACTGTTGAGCATCGGCTAATGCTGCTGCAACAATGGCTCCGGTTGAAGCACCGAGTAATAAGCCCTCTTGCCGAGCTAAGGTATGACACACTGAAAAAGCAATTTGATCGGTGATGCAGTAAGCCGCATCAAGCATCTGTGGGTCAAAGTTCGGTGGGATGAAGGATAGCCCCAACCCCGTCATTTTGTAAGGATGACGGGGTGTACCAAAGATTGCTGATCCAGCAACATCTACCCCAATCACGCGCGTTTTAGGATAGCGCTGCTTAAAGAATCGTCCGATGCCGCTGAGTTGTCCGGCTGTGCTGATACCAATGACGATCGCATCCGGCGCACCCTGGAATGCAGCTTCAATTTCTCGTGCGGTGAAGCAGGCATGAGCATTTGGGTTAGTCGGGTTTTGATGCTGGCAGGGATACCAAGCACCCGGAATCTCAGAAGCCAGTGCTTGCGCCTTTTGCATTCGTGCGACTTGCATCGATCCTTGAGCATCGGCTGCACTTAACGGAACCTCGACTAATTCTGCTCCATAAGCTTGCAGCATTCGCCGAATTGTGGGTGACGTTTTGGTATCAATCACAATCATGACGCGATAGCCACGAGCAGCGCCAACGATCGCGAGTCCAATCCCAAAATTGCCCGAACTCGATTCAACGATCGTCCCGCCAGGATGCAGCAGTCCTTGCTGTTCTGCGTCACGAATTAAGTAAGCTGCATTTTTCTCTTTGATGCTGCCGCCAGGATTACAAGACTCCAGTTTGAGATAGAAATCATGCTGCTGGCACAAAGAATGCATCCGATTCAAACGAACAATGGGAACCATACCGAGGGCATCTGTCACATCTGGAAAGAGAGGAGATGGAACAAGAAAAGAACGGTTAGGTGGCAAGGTCTTTGAGGGTTGAGAAGTAAAGAGATGTGTCTGAGTCATCAGCATTTCGTAACGTTGTAACGTTTCCTTTTGCTATCTTGACAAACGAAAATGAAATGGTGATGAAAAAGTTAGAGCAATTAACCCTGAAGATATTTCCCTTTCTTTGGTAACTTAGTACAATACTTCGGACAGTTTTCGAGGCGCTCGACAAAAAAACTATTCGTCCGTTAAGATGCTAGTGCAGAAAAGCGAAAAGAAATCCTCAGTTTTGTGAGTTGTTTTTGACGTTTTGGTAGTGTGAAAAGGTCAGTCTCAATTGATCTACCATGCTAACCCAAAAGCCAGTGTGATTGTTCTAAGTACGATGCAACAGCAAGTGTTAGTACAAATCGTGCGACAAACGACAAATCCCTATCGGTTAGTGCGCCGAGCGCAACTGGTTCTCTCGGCAGCGCGGGGCTGAACGAACAGTGAGAGCACTCAGCTATTGAACTTAGATCGTGGCAAGTGCGCCACTGGCGACAGCGCTGGCTTGAGCACCAAGCTCAGATAAGTAAAACCGAAGTCTTCAGAGGACGCAGAACCAGCCCTGCGAGCCGTCATTCTTGTGATGTTTCAGGACGAAGCCCGACCTGGAACCCCTGCTCAATTTAATCTGGAGCAGGTGGTGCAAATTGTGGCTTTAGCATGTGAAGACCCGCAATAGGTCAAAGCAGTCTGCCAGTTGTATGAACACGCTTCAGGATTCGCGGCACACGGCAATCATCTGGTGAGTACTGATGAGATGACTGGGATTCAAGCCTTGGAGCGCTCAGTCCCCACTCAACCGATGCGTCAAGCGAAAACTGAAACTCCGAGAGTTTGATTACACTCAACATGGAACCCTGAGTTTGATTACAAATTGGCAGAATGCTCAGGGCGGCATTAGACAAGTTTCAATCGGAGCAACTCGCAATGAATTCGACTTTGCCAACCATCTTGCCAACACGATTGAGATAAACCCAGAAGCCAGTTGGATTTTTGTCCTGGATCAACTCAACACCCATCAATCCGCTTCATTAGTCCGACTGGTGGCAGCCTGTTGCCAGTTAGACCTGGATTTGGGCATCAAGGGCAAGTCTGGCATTCTGCACTCGATGGCTTCGCAATCTGCTTTCTTGAGCGATTCAACTTATCGCATTCGCTTGGTCTATGTGCCTAAACATATCTCTTGGCTGAATCAAATTGAATGTTGGTTTAGCATCTTAGTCAGACGGCTCATTCGACGTGGCAACTTTACCTCAACCGAGGATCTCAAGCATCAGATTCAAGCCTTCATTCGTTACTTCAATTGCACGATGGCAAAGCCGTTCAACTGGAAGTTTCGGGGCTTTGCGCCTCAGCCACATTAAGTTGCTGCCTTATTTTTGCCAGACTACACCAGTTTTAAACCACGCCCTAGCTTCAGTGACTATGTTTAGGCTCAGAGAGTTGACGCTTGATAAACCAGACTACAAGCGGCGGCAGCAGCACCCACTGAAATAGCGGCAGCAGTCCAGTTCCGAGGAATGGAAGTGTTGGCATCGAAGTACCATATTTCCATCTGTTAAGCACTCCGGTCGCTAGAGCTTCAAAGATAATTGTGATCACAACGCCAACTAGAATGAAGCTGCTAATTTGCCAGCGCCTTGATCGATGAACCCACTGGCGCGATTTTGAGATTCCTGCCACTGTCCAAAAAGCCACGATCGAAATGCCGACATCGCCAACGGTCGCAAGCGTACAT
Proteins encoded:
- a CDS encoding cysteine synthase family protein — translated: MTQTHLFTSQPSKTLPPNRSFLVPSPLFPDVTDALGMVPIVRLNRMHSLCQQHDFYLKLESCNPGGSIKEKNAAYLIRDAEQQGLLHPGGTIVESSSGNFGIGLAIVGAARGYRVMIVIDTKTSPTIRRMLQAYGAELVEVPLSAADAQGSMQVARMQKAQALASEIPGAWYPCQHQNPTNPNAHACFTAREIEAAFQGAPDAIVIGISTAGQLSGIGRFFKQRYPKTRVIGVDVAGSAIFGTPRHPYKMTGLGLSFIPPNFDPQMLDAAYCITDQIAFSVCHTLARQEGLLLGASTGAIVAAALADAQQFATPQRMLLLNPDRGDRYLETMYNTDWLMQQSITLLQGTELTQTIQSLQSIPLTVVRRSEVA
- a CDS encoding PepSY-associated TM helix domain-containing protein — encoded protein: MQPIRLRKLVFTLHRYVGLAVGLILVVIGLTGSLLVFEPELDRALIHAQFGNIVPQSQQVSIPSVVDKIKSAKPDWAVRGIDTPITPDDAMRVTIESPNKPDLEVLVNPYTGQIIGERIRDRTLTGFLLMFHYTLAAGDAGIAIAGIAALLLFILSLTGICLWSGWRKLISGFKIKWNGHIKRVNFDIHKVIGIVAAIFLALTGITGFGWNFYPQVDPLIYAATFTPQPIEATSKFIPNTPTVTLTQVLQRADAALPGTKTTYVNLPATSDGVFQINKQFPEERDLFRSRVYIDRYTGEVVQVRDSRHLRLGDQVVDAFTPLHFGTFGGLPTRIIYVFVGLAPTILLATGFVMWRCRKPRYKTKACK
- a CDS encoding IS1182 family transposase, which codes for MPHIQGQNRHSEVQFPPTLDEYIDAENPVRFLDAFVDQLDLAALGFERATAAVEGRPGYHPGDLLKLYLYGYLNRIRSSRGLERETHRNVELMWLLKQLRPDHKTIADFRKVHSDALRGVCREFTKLCKELELFGGELVAIDGSKFVAVNSRDRNFGMAKLQAILKGVDEEIERYLKDLEQQDAEMAAVQPEKTERLHHKLERLRKRKATHEAIQAEMIAQGETQISLTDSDSRYMVGGTGTVVGYNVQTVVDAKHKLIVAHEVTNDVTDQLWLAAMALQAQEAMEVEEIEAVADRGYYDAQNVKQCVDAGMTPYVAKPPTSKNGPLGRFTKEAFTYHAQADEYECPAGERLTFRYESVEKGRLKRHYKRSASVCRACELREHCTANPAGRKISRWIDEHLLEEMRERLKANPQIMRQRREMSEHPFGTLKRGMNQGYFLCRGLTKVRGEMSLSILSYNLKRVFNILGVEAMLAGLARKKNGK
- a CDS encoding alpha/beta fold hydrolase, encoding MIEPSRDLYFLAPHPSNSKHPLLVFLPGMDETGKELLSLETKSLAAGFDVRCLVIPPENFMPWEELTESTIALIQAELETVSRQSVYLCGESLGGCLALKLIERAPHLVKRLILVNCASSFHRVAWLKQSPRLMAWTPPLLYRLSPIVILWLTSALIRIPLARLRILWKAAQVAPKKTAEYRLSQLIEFRIDQTLLDRFTQPVLLIASQADRLLPSVRLCENSRKSTNELPWNSVFDESTRCLIFKGKIGTAKCNFRRL
- a CDS encoding transposase, with product MITNWQNAQGGIRQVSIGATRNEFDFANHLANTIEINPEASWIFVLDQLNTHQSASLVRLVAACCQLDLDLGIKGKSGILHSMASQSAFLSDSTYRIRLVYVPKHISWLNQIECWFSILVRRLIRRGNFTSTEDLKHQIQAFIRYFNCTMAKPFNWKFRGFAPQPH
- a CDS encoding TonB-dependent receptor; this translates as MDRFFGVLVVTSSLLIAIPGWAEERDRTEPIRGIREIPRAATSVKEWLGQVPDTTSPIAPIQITSVRLNRTTSGTEVILETATGATLQAETQEDGKTLVAAIENAVLALPNANSFASKDPIAGITSITVTQQPENRVEIRVTGDREVPTISVKPSSNGAVLAVTASDSGDEEEITVTGRSSPYRVPSASTATRTDTPLRDIPQSIQVVPQQVLEDQKTVRLNDALRNVSGVFTGNLFGGTQENFNIRGFNDATTLTDGIRDSYAGSGLTLRDFANIEQLEVLKGPASVLYGNVEPGGVINIVTKQPLSTPFYSADLLIGSYSFYRPSFDFSGPLTPDKAVRYRLNAAYENAGSFRDFVNSEHVFVAPVLSWKIGDRTDLSINSSYLYDRRTFDRGIPAFGAGVADIPINRFLGERGDFRDVNQFRIGYQLQHRFNDNLRIRNAFRFLDTYEVVKSATAIGLDETTGELSRAYFDNANRFKVFLMQTDLVSNFKTGSINHQLLLGFDLQRDTLEGLFATPPDAFDATFVDRFTPNINIFNPIYNTRPRPSRSELELRRDDATTTDGLGIFLQDQIALTDNLKLLVGGRFDTISQRLRDKLTNSETRQADQAFSPRIGLVYQPIRPISLYASYSRSFAPNSGVQADGSLLESTRGTQYEVGVRAELNQQFTATLAAYQITKTNVATTDPNDQAFSLAIGEQRSRGIELDVAGTLIPGWNVIASYSYTNAEITRSNDLPVGNTINNVPRHKASLWTTYELQSSGLKGLGFGLGLFYVGDRAGDLDNSFELPSYLRTDAAIFYRQRNWRAGINFQNLFNTRYFETSEIGRTTVTPGAPLTVVGSFSLTF
- a CDS encoding helix-turn-helix transcriptional regulator, giving the protein MKISEQDYIALFQDVEQNQTTDTQSGYSETVFRYPAVLAEGQEIDIELRQGFLLQIANYQFHRPVSLALSECEHPLEFGFQLAGSGQTQYKSFHPGETIICGCGMAPSLLCEPAPDEQQQEVVVHIEPEVFKAFVGIHSDEIPSSMQHLFRRYDQKYFTRAGIITSQMQTALQQILQCPFEGLIKRMYLESKVLELMALQLQQGVEAESFPKPINGLEREIRDRVQQAKEILEKQLDHPPSELMLAELVGLSHYQLKQGFRKAFGVTPFQYLHQYRMEQARLLLSDGKKRVSEVAIAVGYSHFGQFAATFKRRFGITPSECLKGKKP
- a CDS encoding helix-turn-helix domain-containing protein, translated to MMFQDEARPGTPAQFNLEQVVQIVALACEDPQ